The region attaataaacactacctttttacatagtttaataaacttatgtaaaattaactttaagaAGCTTTTACCCAGCCGGCCCAACTCAGAAAAAAGTTTcgcttggtttctgttgcgtgTCTAAAAccttcaaaacaaaaagaataacattTTCCAAGTATGATTTCCATTACTTGAAATTAAGTATTACTATTTACCAAAAAATAccagttaaaaatattaactgttCGTTACGGTAACatagtattatattatagtaATATTCAGTAAAGAATGTGACACTAATGATAAAGGAacgcaatatttaaatttgactttaaaacctcaaaaaacacgtGTTAAACTTGAGTAAAGTTGCCCGGAAAATAACCCTGTTTTTGATTTGCGTCTTGATCGTGACAAATATGTGTCTATACATATTTTAGTTCCGAAAGTAAAGCTAGACGTGCAGACCGGGTATtcactttattttagattttagattttttcattGAATGAAGCTATTGTTCTTAATAAATTGGGAAACTAAGCTAGTTTCAATAGATACGGTGGATACCTAAATTTTATAGACAATAGGGATATCTAAAAAGGAGTACACAGCTACTGTAAGCACTATAAGTGGGTATCATTGAAAGTGGGTATCGTTGAAAATTAtcaatcaaaaacaaatttattaaatatcttacAGTAAGCGGCCAATCGATAGGTATTTTTGTGTGGatcttgaaaataaatacaatgaagAGAATGCAAAGAACCAACCAAGGTGTGATTGTGgcaaataaaaagtaagaaaCATGCCCCGAAAgcgaataaaaataaatattattgtcttTCCAACCAGCCATTATTACCCAAGCAATAAACAGTAGAaccttgaaataaaataatttttaatattaatttgcaaaaaaagaaaatgttagatatagaataaaaatgtgaaattaaaaatctcaaacttagtgttaatatttaaaaagtcaaaagtaTTTATTAGAGTTTTTACTTACTATGTTTACAGCCATCAGAATCCCTGGAAGAGAACGTAGAAATCCAAAATTTGGTTTCATATTTATCTTTGACTCTGCGCTGCCTTCAGAAGTTTTATTGGGAGCGTcagacatgtttttttttaaacttgttttaggtatttaattaaatagataagtctaaaaaaaaatcatgcatacatcttttttaaacaaaaacaaaattccaataaattttattgtctggaaatgttgtatttaaaacacaattttaaaaaatacactataacaaaaattcaaattttaaatataataaatttattagcaCTAGAGGCCTTTTAAAACTCATCATTTTTTCgtatataataattttgcaacaataaaataaactgcacGTTTATGTTATTGTTGCAAAATTATTACAtacgaaaaaatgtaaatgtctctctctctctctctctctctctctctctctctctctctctctctctctctctctctctctctctctctatcttgttacgatttaaatattttaattagtttataaataatatattttttgtttatagctCCAAAGAAAGATTTcagcaaacaaaaaacaaagtgaATCCCTCAAAATGTTAACTCGATCTATACTTCTTGTTGGAAAAAAAcgttatgaatggtaatgttgatttttttcattaaattgtaGAATTAGAATAATACTTTCGATTTGCAATTAGTGAGATCTTCTAAACATTCAAAtctatttaaagttgatttataagcaaaattattattcacacaaaacagtagaaaaaaagtatataaaaaccaagacattttcataataattaacattttgaaatttatcatGTCCATTGTTTCTaatgtttaatataagttaCAAACACGAATATTGGAAAATATAGCaagttaaaacaaacaaatacgAACGTTTTCATCAACATCTTGTACAATCTCAAATATTTAAAGTAGGGAAGGAATGAGgacgtttattattttttagaaatcatTTGCACCGACATTAAGTTTATTAAGATCCCCCCTTCCCCCATCCTCCTTCCCCGTTTCttgttttcgaaaaaaaaattatatctcaaaaataaaaaattgatgaatATTGGccattaaaattagaaaataattatttcaatcactgatcaaaacaaaaactttcagtgtaaataggctttataatttcaatttgttGAAAATGAGCTTTTGGTTTATTTCTCACCAAAGTATAAAACCTATATCATCATATTAAATCCaattgaaattatgataaacagctgttagaaaatgcgcatttgaccTCAAGCCACGatagaattaaatagttttatgctTGTTGTctaaaaaacattagttttgatttataaattataaactatcaATACAAACCCCCTTTTATTAGATTCCAATCCCCCACTTTCCTCATTTATAAAATCTTGAAGAAAAATTTCACCCCTCCCTTTTATTAAATTCCCTCCCCCCCTCCTCCATTTTATTCCTCTCCtagtcccccccccccctcgtCCTCTCCTCTCTCCTTGTATTAAGGACTCGAgagaaacagctttttttttttgttgttaatccACTTCCCCAAAACCAACTACAGaagaggaggctacttatttgtggttataaccctctctaaACTCTATAATTCTGAAACATGAACCATGACGAACAAGAccactgcgcggagaaacgagttgagtgcggtactaccagggacgtggtggggattgaactcggatCCTCTCGCTTATAAaacgagcgctctaccactacaccactaccgcagaGAAACTTAATATACTTTTGCATACAcagatattgatttttaaagtttaatttttaaataacctgATAAGAttatgtaagtttttatttttcctaggaaagaaattatcttttttctcttaaaacaaattgttaaaaagtttttattagagCAACTTCAAAACTAACTGTTGCATTTTAGGAAATGTTAACACCGCATAACtctaaaaagaaacataacTCCAAAAATAACTGTTGCATTAAGTAATAACTCTTGTAAAAGTAGTATTTTAATGTAATCACACTATGAATTTATGGCATAACAatcttatattaaatgtttatttgaatataaaacatatttttcacaGATCTAAGGtgataataaaatgtttttctataggtaaaaataattgcaaatgaTATAGGGTAACCTGGGGCAAAGCGAGACACTTTCAGGGAGAATGTTCATAACTTCACGTTTCTTGTTGTGAAACGTAAGAATCACGTTTCACAACAAGAAACTTTGCAGGCCACTAGCACATTATGTGTGTAATGATCTCCTAAATATTGGTGGTGATTGGTTCTTGCATTGGCacataattaaattcaaaatggcAACAACTACCCTGTCTCACTTTCCTCAAAACCTGAGGCAAAGTGAGACagatttcatttgaaaaaaaaactaagtaaaagtataattttcaatagaattaaagcaaacttttgattaattcGATCTGATTAGATATAAGAATGCAAATAGAAACACAATGGTATCATATTATAATGTAGTTTCTCTAATGCAACtcaaaatatatgaatatattaataaatttgcttgcataaaaaacaaatattatttaaaacaaaaaacacagaAGGAAGTAAAACGcaatattaattgaaaaaatatctattgAACACAAAGTCTCATGTTTGTCAAATGATTAAAATGCCAAATCTACTtgcataaaaaagcaattttccttttaaatcaaaaaatatgataggaattaaaaaaatgatattaaaaaatgcatatgCAATGTATCatgtttgtcaaaaaatttgaataaaatctatTCACATAAAAAGCAAACATCGTTTAATATGCATTTGTGTACCCAAACAGTACATACACAACAAGCTATCAAGTCAATTTGGGTACCATTGCACCATTTTCCCTTGACAAACTGGACAAAACCATCCCTCTTCATTGTTTACATCTTTTTCAatcatttctttaatttttttttctttttgttcttttttatttttttttttgtataatttattgaCATTGATTTTttccagtaatttttttttcttattattctttttttttttcgtattgttttttttttctcattgttcatttcaagtaaaaattttttcctttatgGAGAACTAGTTATAATCTGAGATTTTTCagctaattttctttttggaGGATAAAGTTTTGGAATTTGAAGTAGTCTTCAAAAGAACTTAATGAAGTAACAGTGGTCTCTGAAAAGCTTTCAATTGGCTTTAATTTATCATGACTCATTAAGTCTAATGTAGCCAACTCTCGCtgctgtaaaatattattttcttttttgttatcgCGTTCAAAGCGATATTTATGAGGTATGGACAacctgattttattattattatcactcAATGATGTCCTTTGATATTCATTTCCTAACAAATGCCGATTAAATGGGACAATTCCAGTTGCTCTAAAACTTGAAGTAGTATTTTCCATATTAGCAGTTCTTAAATatgcttcattaaaaatttctcCAACATTTTCTGTTTGTATTTGTCTTCCTGAATGGATTCACATCCATCTCATACATGCttgattaaaaatagttttcaaagaCCTTAAAAATCCACGGTCCAATGGTTGAAGTTTATGAGTTGTGTGTGGTGGTAGCAATAGCAAAAACAATCCATTGTCACGAGCATAGACTATTAGTTTTAAGCTTTTGGAATGAGAACAATGACGATCAAATATAAGTAAAACTTTGTTGATCAAGGTGCATCATACAtgtttaacaaaatgttgttatattcaagaaaaaaatcacTATTAACTCAGCCATTTTCTGAGCACCCTTGAATAGTTCCAACTGAATCATTATCTGTGagtaataatttctttttttttgcacttaaaTATCATCATGGGTGGTACATAATGACCAACAGAATTACATGCACATAAAATTGTTATAGTGACTCCTTTTTTCCAATTGTCACTGATGAAACACACCGTTTTCCTGTAGATAAGATAACTTTTCCTAGCTAATGAACGCATGACAACCCAGACTCATCACAATTAAATAATTGATGTGACTCAAAATGatatttatctaataaactCTCTAAATTACTAAAATAGATTTTAGTATTATCTTTGTTCAAACCAAATACTCTGTTTATAGAAACTGCTTCTGGTTTTCTTAGTGATAAATCAGGATGGCGTTTTAAAAAGCCTCGCACAAAGTCTTCTCCAGCTAATTTACTATCTTTGTTAAAAGGAtttggaatttaattttttttgcaaaactcaAATACTATCAATCTAATATTCATCATTGAGAGACTATAAAATGAGTTGTCCATAtctttaatatacttttttagatCTTGTTCTTGGTTATCAGAAAGCACTTTTCTAAATCTTCCAAGTAAATTAGTATGTAAACTACTTTTAAGTGAAGCCTTTTAACACGCCAATATAGTGAATATTTTGGcacattaaagtttttacaagCTTTTCTCAAAGACATCTGCTTCAACTTTACTGCTGTAATAGTATTTTTCATGTAATCTTCGTTCCAGTTAGCTTGATTGGTTTTTTCTTGTAGTttctcatttaaatatttttggtcaataaatgaaaacaaaattaagttatattcttttaaagtttctaatcaaattatgttttacttttacataaaacTCTTTCATGAAATGATGATAGTTTAGGCAAGTTTATAAGCTTGTTATCCTAAATGTTTACTTTGGCGACATTTTCCAGTGACTTGCGTTGTCGCACTTTTCCCGTAAAtgtgaagttatatatttcttaaatatctttgaaacaaaataatctgacataaaaaaaagaatggcAGCTGAAAGATTACAAATAAATGATTACAAACTTAATATTATGTTTGTTCTGTGGTATAAAATGGCAGCGCATATGGATTTTTTCTACAAAAGAAACTCGCGAGCTTCAAACCCACTTTTCTATGTCATATTATTAGAAAAGACTGATAAAagcttctttaaaatataaaaaaaaaaacatgaaacttctaatgaaataaaacaaaattactgtttcatttcaaaaaaattctgtaCAAAGCTAGAAAACCTAAACGTCTCACTTTGCCCCGGTCTCTCGCTTTGCCCCAGGTTACCCTAAAGTTAAAATACTTAACGGCTAACCCATTATGGCgaatttatgaataatattttaaaatgcattgCTTCATTTAAGATCCTTTTGAATTCTATAAAGAACATATAATCTTAAACTTAATTTCActtaaatcaatataaaaacgcATTACCAACTGtttgatttttgcaaaaaatagaaaatgttatCATTACGAGAGCTCAAGAACTAAACTTTTAGGAGCCTTTAAAGgagctatttaataaaaatatcttttataaagcTCACGTAAACACTGAAATACCATTAAACTTAGTTTTACAGGATAAgaaatgatttattttgttgcaaaacaattttaaaatcattttttttaatagattgttACCTCATATCCACGAATATAgctataattaagttttaattttaaaacgaCGTTAAAAACACAATTACTTTATCATAGAAACAAACTTACACATCCTGAATctccatttaaaattaaaaaaaaaaagagcaaaatatttatgaaatcaACATATACCAAAAGTTTTGgcagtatatattttatgagcAATATATAAATTGCTTTTTGTGTTATGCTATGTGTTATGTTTTGCTGGAATCAtagaattataatatattaatttataaaagttgtataatataagtagctattttacaaacaatgttaataaatataacacaaaagaAACAGGAAACTTTACTatattcattgaaaaaaattaaattttaccaGTTTATTTCATGCCGTggcttaaaaataaatcaatttgtaATCTAGAtagctaaaatttaaataagctgAAATATCTGGTCCTGAATATAGACAAATATTATAAGCTTTTTTAGCTCAGACAATATCAAGCTAAATAAGACAATAAACTAAATgttgtttatgtgtattatacTTGAATTATAAAGTACTCAATGACTAGACGAAGATCTTCTAGTTCTTTTTAACTAagttagttaaatttttatgcttaaaaataactgtattaaaataaaaacaaaaaaatatttcaagaatatcttttatttaatattctaaacataagttttgacaaaaaattgaTTCTTCATTACCTTTGCTCCATATTTAGCATGTTGCTTAAAATTTGTTGCAAACAGAtgttcaaattttataatttaaaatatcattatctGGGAGATATATTTTCCTAAAGAGGTATTATCTATGATATATAAAGAGATAGGTAGCTATCAAGGCATTTTTGTCTTTAGACATCTAAAGACTCGTGTTTAACTGTCTTAGTCTTAGTCTCGGACCAAGATAGAGTTGTGGTCTTGGTCTCGGAGCTTTATTATCTTGCACTTTCCTGATCCTTAGAAAAAATGTCATCATATTGGATGgattaacaattaataataaattatgaagTTAAGTGTTACATAGATGTCTGTATTAATTCTTAGTATTTAAATAGAATAtgtaaactttactttttacttgCATATTTTGATACCATGTGGCTActatagttacaaaaaaaagctGCTATATGTATGCTATTCTTAGTTTCACAAATTGATACTTTtgtgtctttttttattagtatattttgtttttaacaatacaaGAAACcttgtaagtttttgtttatattaaacagAAACAGTGCACTGCAAAATGAGTCTAAATGTAAAATGATACATCAGCTCAAGACCTACTAGTACACATACGTTTGTGAGAATGAGTCTTATTGTGTTAAACTTCTAAGAATTTACGTCCTAATCTCAGActtgtgaaaatttttaaagtcttgttcttgagttaatttttaatatcttggtCTTGTATTGGTTCTAAATTCTCAAGTATTCCAACCAgcacaactcagaaaatagttacgcTTCGTTTCTGTTACTTAAAaccttctaaaataaaaagaataacacgtgTCAAAATAGCTTTCTCTTCGTAAAAGTAACTATTTACCATGAAtaccatttaaaatattattggtttCGCCGTTACGGAACTGTAGTATTATATTATCACTTTTCCGtaaggaatgtgaaaccactTATAAAAGCAGGTGacaaatttgactttaaaacttCGAAAAACACGTGTTAAACTCAAGCAAAATTGCCCGTAATATACACGTGTTTTGGTTTACGACTGGATCGTGACAAACACGTATCCATACAGGTTTTAATTACGAAAATGGATGTGCTGGTAGGGCTTGATCTTGGTCTTGAGTTATAATGTCTTGCTCTTAGTCTTGGTCTTCTTTagagatttatatataaaaatataagttttatttgaaCTTAAATGCAGTTGTAGTACAAAAATACACATTAAAgcatctaaaacaaaaattaaattaactttttttaaatattttcgagaaagatttttttaagttcataatATGgtactttattgaaaataattttagatgtaccaaaaagtctaaaaaaatgGATTCAGGAAGCATACACTTTGTAAAGAACAGAAAGTtgacatgaaaaaaaaaagatggtcacggttttttttgtattgatgGTAATAGCTTTTTTGTATTGTCCTacgtgtttaaaaaaaatagaattacgGCGGGGGTAGAATTATTGTGGCTGTTGAAAAATTGTGGGGGTGGTACCTTACtctaataatctaaaaaatctataaaaatcaaatctttttaGTATTGTTCCACGTGTTTAAAAAGGAATAAAACTGCCGCGGGGGTAGAATTATTGCGAGAGTTGAATCATTGAGGGGTTGTTCCTGACTCTAATAATCACtattttttgcgatttttaacttaaaacttgaacaggTAAAAAAGATAGtaatattttcattcattttgaaaattatttttattaaaaaaaaaaataactttgggagtttttttaccaaaatttcCTATTCCTGtctattccaatttttaaatagtgaaatgtaattaaatttaagggTTTAAACGACGAAAacgttaacaaattttttttattgcggtaaaaattttattactgtaACATTTTTCTCGCCTAAATCGAAGTATATCGCAAAACAGAAGTAAGATGAAAAAAgcgattttctaaaaaaagattgaaaatataaaataatagataaaatacataaataaatacatagaAATACAACCATagcaataattttgattttttctaatgttaaggaactaaattatatattttaagctAGAAATTGACAAATATGTTCTGACTTAGCATCAAACATatagcattaaaataaaatatca is a window of Hydra vulgaris chromosome 15, alternate assembly HydraT2T_AEP DNA encoding:
- the LOC105844019 gene encoding CKLF-like MARVEL transmembrane domain-containing protein 8 isoform X2; the encoded protein is MSDAPNKTSEGSAESKINMKPNFGFLRSLPGILMAVNIVLLFIAWVIMAGWKDNNIYFYSLSGHVSYFLFATITPWLVLCILFIVFIFKIHTKIPIDWPLTLCLNCAIWIILLLISSIIIANDARKYNTYSGFGSDALGAASAFGFLACVGLVIQAFFHFREYRNPV